A part of Kineococcus rhizosphaerae genomic DNA contains:
- a CDS encoding UPF0182 family protein, translating to MLILVGVVIAVIVGARVTADVWWFDELGFLSTFSRKLWLQLGLFVVGGGLLAAAVAISLGVGYRTRPVYAPMSTEQAGLDRYRESLEPLRRVVVVVVSVAAGLFGGSVAMSRWETLLLWLNRTTFGTKDAQFHLDQGFYVFTLPWLTFVVGFATAAVVLAGLGALAAHYLYGGLRLSGGGQRTTRAARIHLAVLATLFLLLRAVGYWLDRYELLVSTSGHVRGVVGPTFTDVNAVLPAKAILTIVAVVVALLFLAAAFGVSWRLPAIGTGLLVVSAVAIGGIYPWAVQKFQVTPNRATSESEFVKRNIDATRSAYDLSDVEVSTYEADTSTASGQLAQDASTIPSVRLLDPSVVSRAFQQTQGQRGYYKFPETLDVDRYTTADGTQDAVVAARELNLAGLSANQRTWVNEHTIYTHGYGVVVARGNDRNANGSPSYLEANVPTSGEVEIDQPRIYFGEGTTDYSIVGGRDNEIDYPDGSPAGFATTQYDGTGGVDVGNAFEKLVYALKFGDQNILLSSSVNAQSKILYDRTPRERVEKVAPWLTMDGDAYPSVVDGRVVWILDGYTTSASYPYSAQTELGEATTDTLTTAQGSSVQALQDRTVNYVRNSVKATVDAYTGKVSLYAWDETDPVLKAWMKAFPGTVQPTSRIDGSLMQHLRYPQDMFKVQREVLASYHVTDPGSFLTGQDFWDIPEDPTVEGNDAKAKQPPYYLTLRMPNQTDARYSLTTTYVPQSTGNNSGSQVLRGFAAVDSDAGTTEGERSPDYGKIRLLELPQSTTVTGPVQIQNNITSNTAVADQVRLLSLGTGSKVIYGNLLTLPVGGGMLYVEPIYAQGTGNNAYPQLRKVVAVFGNSIAIDDTLDKALDTVFGGDSGTSAGDQGTPPTGQDGTTPTPTQTPGQTPTQAPSGQPTSGDAQADLQQALAAAKQAISDSSAALAKGDFAAYGVAQQQLNDAVNAATAAEARLEQTAAPTSTASPSASGAPPQGGTPSGTPTS from the coding sequence GTGCTGATCCTGGTGGGGGTCGTGATCGCCGTGATCGTCGGTGCCCGTGTCACGGCGGACGTGTGGTGGTTCGACGAGCTGGGCTTCCTGTCCACCTTCTCGCGCAAGCTGTGGCTGCAGCTGGGCCTGTTCGTCGTGGGCGGCGGGCTGCTCGCCGCGGCCGTCGCGATCTCCCTCGGCGTCGGCTACCGCACCCGCCCCGTCTACGCGCCGATGTCCACCGAGCAGGCGGGCCTGGACCGCTACCGCGAGTCCCTCGAACCGCTGCGCCGCGTCGTGGTGGTCGTCGTGTCGGTGGCCGCGGGGCTGTTCGGCGGCTCGGTGGCGATGAGCCGCTGGGAGACGCTGCTGCTGTGGCTGAACCGCACGACCTTCGGCACGAAGGACGCGCAGTTCCACCTCGACCAGGGGTTCTACGTCTTCACCCTGCCGTGGCTGACGTTCGTCGTGGGCTTCGCGACCGCGGCCGTGGTCCTGGCCGGCCTGGGCGCCCTGGCCGCCCACTACCTCTACGGCGGGTTGCGGCTGTCCGGGGGCGGGCAGCGCACGACGCGCGCCGCGCGCATCCACCTGGCCGTGCTGGCGACGCTGTTCCTGCTCCTGCGCGCGGTGGGGTACTGGCTGGACCGCTACGAGCTGCTCGTCAGCACCTCCGGCCACGTGCGCGGGGTCGTCGGCCCGACGTTCACCGACGTCAACGCCGTCCTGCCGGCCAAGGCGATCCTGACGATCGTCGCGGTCGTCGTGGCGCTGCTGTTCCTGGCCGCGGCCTTCGGGGTGTCCTGGCGCCTGCCGGCCATCGGCACGGGGCTGCTCGTCGTGAGCGCCGTGGCCATCGGCGGGATCTACCCCTGGGCGGTGCAGAAGTTCCAGGTGACGCCGAACCGGGCCACGTCGGAGTCCGAGTTCGTCAAGCGGAACATCGACGCCACCCGCTCCGCCTACGACCTGTCCGACGTCGAGGTCAGCACCTACGAGGCGGACACCAGCACCGCCTCCGGGCAGCTCGCGCAGGACGCCTCGACGATCCCGAGCGTGCGGCTGCTGGACCCCTCCGTCGTCTCGAGGGCCTTCCAGCAGACGCAGGGCCAGCGCGGGTACTACAAGTTCCCCGAGACCCTCGACGTCGACCGGTACACGACGGCCGACGGCACCCAGGACGCGGTCGTCGCCGCCCGTGAGCTGAACCTGGCCGGGTTGTCCGCGAACCAGCGGACGTGGGTCAACGAGCACACCATCTACACCCACGGCTACGGCGTCGTGGTGGCGCGCGGCAACGACCGCAACGCCAACGGCAGCCCCAGCTACCTCGAGGCGAACGTGCCGACCTCGGGGGAGGTCGAGATCGACCAGCCGCGGATCTACTTCGGCGAGGGCACGACCGACTACTCGATCGTCGGGGGCCGCGACAACGAGATCGACTACCCGGACGGGTCGCCGGCGGGCTTCGCCACGACCCAGTACGACGGGACCGGCGGGGTCGACGTGGGGAACGCGTTCGAGAAGCTGGTGTACGCCCTGAAGTTCGGCGACCAGAACATCCTGCTGTCCAGCTCGGTGAACGCGCAGTCGAAGATCCTTTACGACCGCACGCCGCGCGAGCGGGTCGAGAAGGTCGCCCCCTGGCTGACGATGGACGGCGACGCCTACCCCTCGGTCGTCGACGGCCGCGTGGTCTGGATCCTCGACGGCTACACCACCTCCGCCTCCTACCCGTACTCGGCGCAGACCGAGCTCGGGGAGGCCACGACCGACACGCTCACGACGGCCCAGGGCAGCAGCGTCCAGGCCCTGCAGGACCGCACCGTCAACTACGTCCGGAACTCGGTCAAGGCCACCGTCGACGCCTACACGGGCAAGGTGTCGCTCTACGCCTGGGACGAGACCGACCCGGTCCTGAAGGCCTGGATGAAGGCGTTCCCCGGGACGGTGCAGCCGACGTCGAGGATCGACGGCTCGCTCATGCAGCACCTGCGCTACCCGCAGGACATGTTCAAGGTGCAGCGCGAGGTGCTGGCCAGCTACCACGTGACCGACCCGGGCTCCTTCCTCACGGGGCAGGACTTCTGGGACATCCCCGAGGACCCGACGGTCGAGGGCAACGACGCGAAGGCCAAGCAGCCGCCGTACTACCTGACGCTGCGGATGCCGAACCAGACCGACGCGCGCTACAGCCTCACCACGACCTACGTGCCGCAGTCGACGGGCAACAACTCCGGCAGCCAGGTGCTGCGGGGGTTCGCCGCGGTGGACTCCGACGCGGGGACCACCGAGGGGGAGCGCAGCCCCGACTACGGCAAGATCAGGTTGCTGGAACTGCCGCAGTCGACGACCGTCACGGGGCCGGTGCAGATCCAGAACAACATCACCTCCAACACGGCCGTCGCCGATCAGGTGCGGTTGCTGAGCCTGGGCACCGGGTCGAAGGTCATCTACGGCAACCTGCTCACGCTGCCCGTCGGCGGCGGGATGCTCTACGTCGAACCGATCTACGCCCAGGGCACGGGCAACAACGCCTACCCGCAGCTGCGCAAGGTCGTCGCCGTGTTCGGCAACAGCATCGCCATCGACGACACCCTGGACAAGGCGCTCGACACCGTCTTCGGCGGGGACTCCGGGACCAGCGCCGGCGACCAGGGGACGCCGCCCACCGGGCAGGACGGGACGACGCCCACCCCGACGCAGACCCCCGGGCAGACCCCGACGCAGGCCCCCTCGGGCCAGCCCACCTCGGGCGACGCCCAGGCCGACCTGCAGCAGGCGCTCGCGGCCGCCAAGCAGGCGATCAGCGACTCCTCCGCGGCGCTGGCCAAGGGCGACTTCGCGGCCTACGGCGTCGCGCAGCAGCAGCTGAACGACGCCGTGAACGCCGCGACGGCCGCCGAGGCGCGGCTGGAGCAGACCGCGGCCCCGACGTCGACGGCGAGCCCGAGCGCGAGCGGGGCCCCGCCGCAGGGGGGCACCCCGAGCGGCACCCCGACGTCCTGA
- a CDS encoding PPA1309 family protein gives MSPEASRPPVASPGTSGLWRTVAEIERYVAADGWGAPLRLFALVRTADALDRDPGLAHRLPVNVVEEARADVDHLTSVEQDGVPEVADLDELLGQLAWPDGVDGAALVVERILVPPDAEAEVRAATAADDEAGRARALAAHPLAEDVRIAVGVLRDGRHECAVRSRSKDSDGEVATGADLVPGLVSALQATLQD, from the coding sequence GTGAGTCCCGAAGCCAGTCGTCCTCCGGTCGCGTCCCCCGGCACCTCCGGGCTGTGGCGGACCGTCGCCGAGATCGAGCGCTACGTCGCCGCGGACGGGTGGGGCGCGCCCCTGCGCCTGTTCGCCCTGGTGCGCACCGCCGACGCCCTGGACCGCGACCCCGGCCTCGCCCACCGCCTGCCCGTGAACGTCGTCGAGGAGGCCCGCGCCGACGTCGACCACCTGACCTCCGTCGAGCAGGACGGCGTACCCGAGGTGGCCGACCTCGACGAGCTGCTCGGCCAGCTCGCCTGGCCCGACGGCGTCGACGGCGCCGCCCTGGTCGTGGAGAGGATCCTCGTGCCGCCGGACGCCGAGGCCGAGGTCCGCGCCGCCACGGCCGCGGACGACGAGGCCGGCCGCGCCCGGGCGCTGGCCGCCCACCCCCTGGCCGAGGACGTCCGGATCGCCGTCGGCGTGCTGCGCGACGGCCGCCACGAGTGCGCCGTGCGCTCGCGCTCGAAGGACTCCGACGGGGAGGTCGCCACCGGCGCCGACCTCGTGCCCGGCCTCGTCAGCGCCCTGCAAGCGACCCTGCAGGACTGA
- a CDS encoding zinc-dependent metalloprotease: MDQRDDDGRERPEDGDEGTGRQDSGPQDEGRHEDRHDDQRDDQRRGGQPGFRPSGTPDKRREPTSGTGSGGSGNPLEDLLGPLLGGLGGQGAGGQFPGFPGGLPQGIPGFGEAGFDPAVMGQVLAQLQKFLSNPSDAPVNWDVAHDLARQAAAAKGDPTPHAVDRREVEDALRVADLWLDGVTDLAQAATSLEAWSRAEWVEKTMPVWRQLVEPIAANVAAAMGDAMAAQAPPEMAAMIGQAGAMLRQVGGGVFGMQVGQAIGQLAGEVLSTTDVGLPLAPTGRAALLPENVRAFTDGLEVPVDEVRRYLALREAAHQRLFAHVPWLRSHLLGSVESFARGISVDADRIAEAAQGVDPTNPESLQEALQSGIFEPESTPAQKAALARLETALALVEGWVDHVTDEAAKNVLPHANALRETMRRRRATGGPAEHAFATLVGLELRPRRAREATQLWELLLTRGGQTARDAVWDHPDLLPVAEDLDDAAAFVDRRLGGPQGSGEGTGGVPDDMDAALRELLDGGSEGGSGGGSQDGPKGPEQG, translated from the coding sequence GTGGACCAGCGAGACGACGACGGGCGCGAGCGTCCGGAGGACGGGGACGAGGGCACCGGACGGCAGGACTCCGGCCCGCAGGACGAGGGACGGCACGAGGACCGCCACGACGACCAGCGCGACGACCAGCGCCGGGGGGGCCAGCCGGGCTTCCGGCCCTCGGGCACCCCCGACAAGCGCCGCGAGCCGACCTCCGGCACGGGCTCGGGCGGCAGCGGCAACCCGCTGGAGGACCTCCTCGGGCCGCTGCTCGGCGGACTCGGCGGGCAGGGCGCCGGCGGTCAGTTCCCCGGCTTCCCGGGCGGACTGCCGCAGGGCATCCCCGGTTTCGGCGAGGCCGGTTTCGACCCGGCCGTCATGGGCCAGGTGCTCGCCCAGCTGCAGAAGTTCCTGTCCAACCCCTCCGACGCCCCCGTCAACTGGGACGTCGCGCACGACCTGGCGCGCCAGGCCGCGGCCGCCAAGGGCGACCCGACCCCGCACGCGGTGGACCGCCGCGAGGTCGAGGACGCCCTGCGCGTGGCCGACCTGTGGCTCGACGGCGTCACCGACCTCGCCCAGGCCGCGACCTCGCTGGAGGCGTGGAGCCGGGCCGAGTGGGTCGAGAAGACGATGCCGGTGTGGCGCCAGCTCGTCGAGCCCATCGCCGCGAACGTCGCGGCCGCCATGGGCGACGCGATGGCCGCGCAGGCGCCGCCGGAGATGGCCGCGATGATCGGTCAGGCCGGCGCCATGCTCCGGCAGGTCGGCGGCGGCGTCTTCGGCATGCAGGTGGGGCAGGCCATCGGCCAGCTCGCCGGGGAGGTCCTGTCCACCACGGACGTCGGGCTCCCGCTGGCCCCCACGGGCCGGGCGGCGCTGCTCCCGGAGAACGTGCGGGCCTTCACCGACGGGCTCGAGGTGCCCGTCGACGAGGTCCGGCGCTACCTCGCGCTGCGCGAGGCCGCCCACCAGCGCCTCTTCGCGCACGTCCCGTGGCTGCGCTCGCACTTGCTCGGGTCGGTGGAGTCCTTCGCCCGCGGCATCTCCGTCGACGCCGACCGGATCGCCGAGGCGGCCCAGGGGGTCGACCCGACGAACCCGGAGTCCCTGCAGGAGGCGCTGCAGTCGGGGATCTTCGAACCCGAGAGCACCCCGGCGCAGAAGGCCGCGCTCGCCCGCCTCGAGACCGCGCTCGCGCTCGTCGAGGGCTGGGTCGACCACGTCACCGACGAGGCCGCGAAGAACGTCCTGCCGCACGCCAACGCGCTGCGCGAGACGATGCGCCGACGCCGGGCGACGGGTGGTCCGGCCGAGCACGCCTTCGCGACGCTCGTCGGCCTCGAGCTGCGCCCCCGCCGGGCCCGCGAGGCGACGCAGCTGTGGGAGCTGCTGCTGACCCGGGGCGGGCAGACGGCCCGCGACGCGGTGTGGGACCACCCCGACCTGCTGCCCGTCGCCGAGGACCTCGACGACGCGGCCGCGTTCGTGGACCGGCGCCTGGGGGGCCCGCAGGGGTCCGGCGAGGGCACCGGCGGCGTCCCCGACGACATGGACGCAGCCCTGCGCGAACTGCTCGACGGCGGTTCGGAGGGCGGTTCGGGGGGCGGTTCGCAGGACGGCCCGAAGGGCCCCGAGCAGGGCTGA
- a CDS encoding YlbL family protein, with translation MSSVPSTGPADEPFDPVDVDGRSSSLGARGVLLSASAFCAVLLAGLFGVVHVPYVALSPGPVTDVIAGDRDGKGLITISGHETYPTDGQLDLTTVSLRGGPGLEMTLGELLLDWVDPAVNVVPRSLYFPDSQTQQEADDESAAEMTSSQTNAKVAALTELGIEVPATTTTQVEQVAADAPAARVLRPADTITAVDGEPVTTFAALQAAVRALPGGARVTLGVTRGGKATTVTTTTVSANGTTLLGITPHVDYEFPFDIDVAIDDVGGPSAGTMFALGIVDELTPGAMTGGQHVAGTGAIDADGTVEQIGGLRQKVLGAQADGARWFLAPRAECDQVAGATPDGITVVPITTLHDARQAVEAIGRGEGGTLETCDAAAASSD, from the coding sequence GTGTCGAGCGTCCCCTCCACCGGTCCCGCGGACGAGCCCTTCGACCCGGTGGACGTGGACGGCCGGTCCTCCTCGCTCGGCGCCCGCGGGGTGCTGCTGTCGGCGTCGGCGTTCTGCGCGGTCCTGCTCGCGGGCCTGTTCGGGGTCGTGCACGTACCGTACGTCGCGCTGAGCCCCGGGCCGGTGACCGACGTCATCGCCGGGGACCGGGACGGGAAGGGCCTGATCACGATCTCGGGGCACGAGACGTACCCGACGGACGGTCAGCTGGACCTGACGACGGTGTCGCTGCGGGGCGGGCCGGGGCTGGAGATGACCCTGGGCGAGCTCCTGCTCGACTGGGTCGACCCCGCGGTCAACGTCGTGCCGCGCTCGCTGTACTTCCCCGACTCCCAGACGCAGCAGGAGGCCGACGACGAGAGCGCGGCGGAGATGACGAGCTCGCAGACCAACGCGAAGGTCGCCGCGCTGACCGAGCTGGGCATCGAGGTGCCGGCCACGACGACGACGCAGGTCGAGCAGGTCGCCGCCGACGCCCCGGCCGCGCGGGTGCTGCGGCCCGCCGACACGATCACCGCCGTCGACGGGGAGCCGGTCACCACCTTCGCCGCCCTGCAGGCGGCGGTCCGGGCGCTGCCGGGCGGCGCGCGGGTCACGCTGGGCGTCACCCGCGGCGGGAAGGCCACGACGGTGACGACGACGACGGTGTCGGCGAACGGGACGACGCTGCTGGGCATCACCCCGCACGTGGACTACGAGTTCCCGTTCGACATCGACGTGGCCATCGACGACGTCGGCGGCCCGAGCGCCGGGACGATGTTCGCCCTCGGGATCGTCGACGAGCTGACGCCGGGGGCCATGACGGGCGGTCAGCACGTCGCGGGCACGGGCGCCATCGACGCCGACGGGACGGTCGAGCAGATCGGCGGCCTGCGGCAGAAGGTGCTGGGGGCGCAGGCGGACGGGGCCCGGTGGTTCCTGGCCCCGCGGGCCGAGTGCGACCAGGTCGCCGGGGCCACCCCCGACGGCATCACGGTCGTGCCGATCACGACGCTGCACGACGCCCGCCAGGCCGTCGAGGCGATCGGGCGGGGCGAGGGAGGGACGCTGGAGACCTGCGACGCCGCGGCCGCCTCCTCCGACTGA